The Oceanispirochaeta sp. genome has a segment encoding these proteins:
- the guaA gene encoding glutamine-hydrolyzing GMP synthase — MDKILILDFGGQTCQLIGRRIRDFGVFSEIIPGDIELTDEILSSDVKGIILSGSPYSVYEKGAPAPDPRVFELGLPLLGICYGFQQMTFHFGGEVRPLKTKEYGRSKIHFLENSELMTDVPDNFLSWMSHGDSLDKLAPGFTLIGESENKLPAVGVNKEKNFYGIQFHPEVTHCDYGNQVLENFCCRICGAARDWTLDLFMDQVSHRIKKQVGKEKVLLLISGGVDSTVAGGLLLKILDPAQVYLMYIDTGMMRKGESEEVAINLKKLGATHLHLIDARDRFLGPLKGVEDPEEKRKIIGDRFIHVQEEEIAKHITGEYFLAQGTLYTDLIESGKGVGNKANVIKSHHNVGSPLVEEKRQAGLIVEPLDMLYKDEVRKLGVKIGISKDIVFRHPFPGPGLGIRIIGDVSEEKCRILRDADYIYISELKKRNLYNKIWQAFSVLLPVRSVGVTGDAREYGFVLALRAVVSHDGMTADVYDFPTKELLEISSRITNEVPEVGRVVYDISSKPPATIEWE, encoded by the coding sequence GTGGATAAAATCCTGATCCTTGATTTTGGAGGACAGACTTGTCAGCTTATAGGCCGGAGAATTCGCGATTTTGGAGTTTTTTCAGAAATCATCCCGGGAGATATTGAGCTGACCGATGAAATTCTAAGTTCTGATGTCAAGGGGATCATCCTTTCGGGATCTCCCTATTCAGTTTATGAAAAGGGGGCTCCCGCACCAGATCCCAGAGTTTTTGAACTGGGATTGCCTCTCCTCGGGATCTGTTATGGATTTCAGCAGATGACCTTCCATTTTGGTGGTGAAGTCAGGCCACTGAAAACCAAAGAATATGGCCGGTCCAAAATACATTTCCTGGAAAATTCCGAGTTGATGACGGATGTTCCCGATAATTTTCTTTCATGGATGAGTCATGGAGACAGCCTGGACAAGCTGGCTCCCGGTTTTACTCTCATCGGTGAGAGTGAAAATAAGCTTCCTGCCGTGGGGGTGAATAAAGAAAAGAACTTCTATGGTATCCAGTTCCACCCGGAAGTGACTCACTGTGATTACGGAAATCAGGTACTTGAGAATTTCTGCTGCCGCATCTGTGGTGCTGCCAGGGATTGGACCCTGGATCTATTCATGGATCAGGTTTCCCACAGGATAAAAAAGCAGGTCGGAAAAGAGAAGGTTCTTCTTCTGATCTCCGGAGGGGTTGATTCTACTGTAGCCGGCGGGCTTCTCCTGAAAATCCTTGATCCTGCTCAGGTTTACCTGATGTACATAGATACAGGTATGATGAGAAAGGGTGAATCCGAAGAAGTAGCGATAAACCTTAAAAAACTGGGTGCAACACACCTGCATCTCATTGATGCCCGGGATCGCTTCCTTGGGCCTCTCAAGGGAGTAGAAGATCCGGAAGAAAAGAGAAAGATCATCGGGGACCGTTTTATCCATGTTCAGGAAGAGGAAATCGCCAAACATATTACCGGTGAATACTTTCTGGCTCAGGGGACACTCTACACCGACCTGATTGAATCGGGTAAAGGGGTAGGTAATAAGGCCAATGTCATTAAGTCTCACCACAATGTTGGCTCCCCTCTCGTTGAAGAAAAACGGCAGGCAGGTCTCATTGTAGAACCCCTGGATATGCTCTATAAAGACGAAGTCCGGAAATTAGGCGTGAAAATCGGCATTTCAAAAGACATTGTTTTCAGACATCCTTTTCCTGGTCCCGGATTGGGAATCAGAATCATCGGCGATGTTTCTGAAGAAAAATGCCGTATTTTAAGAGATGCTGACTATATCTATATTTCGGAGCTCAAGAAAAGAAATCTCTATAATAAAATATGGCAGGCCTTCTCAGTTCTCCTTCCTGTGCGTTCTGTCGGTGTGACCGGGGATGCAAGGGAATATGGTTTTGTTCTGGCATTAAGGGCTGTTGTTTCCCATGATGGGATGACTGCCGACGTCTATGATTTTCCAACTAAAGAGCTTCTTGAAATTTCTTCAAGAATTACAAATGAAGTTCCCGAAGTAGGGCGTGTCGTCTATGATATCTCGTCCAAACCACCGGCTACCATCGAGTGGGAATAA
- a CDS encoding iron-containing alcohol dehydrogenase produces MNNFNYYIPTRIFFGPGSIKELGTAKLPGEKALIVISAGPSMKKYGYLQKVQELLTNNNTESVVFDKILPNPVKSHVMEGAELARKEKCDFILGLGGGSSIDSAKSIALMVKNPGDYWDYIHGGGGLGKGFKEPVLPVVAITTTAGTGTEADPWTVITNEELHEKIGFGGDDFFPVMSIVDPEMMLSIPPGLTAYQGFDAFFHAAEGYIANIATPVSDIYALKSIALLAEFLPVAVKNGKDLEARTKIALANTLSGMVESTSSCTSEHSMEHALSAFHPSLPHGAGLIMLSESYFKYFAEVCPKRLMEMSKAMGEAGKKPADFITALIKLQKNCGVADLKMSDYGIEKNEINKIAENAHHTMGGLYDMDRKTLSLEETIKIITAAYK; encoded by the coding sequence ATGAACAATTTCAACTACTACATTCCAACCCGAATTTTTTTTGGTCCCGGGTCAATCAAAGAATTGGGAACAGCTAAACTACCGGGGGAAAAGGCTCTGATTGTCATCTCTGCCGGACCATCCATGAAAAAATACGGTTACCTACAAAAAGTACAGGAACTGTTAACAAATAATAACACAGAATCTGTTGTTTTTGATAAAATCCTCCCGAATCCTGTGAAGTCCCATGTGATGGAAGGCGCCGAGCTGGCCAGGAAGGAAAAGTGTGACTTTATCCTGGGTCTGGGAGGCGGAAGTAGCATAGATTCAGCCAAAAGCATCGCCCTGATGGTCAAAAACCCGGGAGACTACTGGGATTATATTCATGGCGGAGGCGGACTCGGCAAAGGTTTCAAGGAACCTGTATTACCAGTGGTAGCCATAACCACAACTGCAGGAACAGGAACCGAAGCAGATCCATGGACGGTCATCACCAATGAAGAGCTCCACGAGAAAATTGGCTTCGGCGGAGATGATTTTTTTCCCGTCATGTCCATTGTTGATCCCGAAATGATGTTGTCCATCCCCCCCGGCCTGACAGCCTATCAGGGATTTGATGCCTTCTTTCATGCAGCAGAAGGCTATATCGCGAACATTGCGACACCGGTAAGTGATATTTATGCCCTTAAAAGCATAGCCCTTCTGGCCGAATTTCTTCCGGTAGCTGTAAAAAATGGAAAAGATCTGGAAGCAAGAACAAAAATTGCCCTGGCCAATACTCTCTCAGGAATGGTGGAATCAACATCTTCCTGTACTTCAGAACATTCCATGGAACATGCCCTGAGTGCCTTTCATCCTTCTTTACCTCATGGTGCGGGTTTGATCATGCTTTCAGAATCATATTTTAAGTATTTTGCTGAGGTTTGCCCCAAAAGGTTGATGGAGATGTCTAAGGCCATGGGTGAAGCTGGAAAGAAACCCGCAGATTTTATTACAGCCCTGATAAAACTTCAAAAAAACTGTGGTGTGGCAGATCTGAAAATGTCAGATTATGGCATTGAAAAAAATGAGATAAACAAGATTGCAGAAAATGCTCACCACACAATGGGCGGACTATACGATATGGATCGTAAAACACTATCCCTAGAGGAGACAATAAAGATAATCACAGCAGCCTATAAATAA
- the purA gene encoding adenylosuccinate synthase, translated as MKLVVIGAQWGDEGKGKMVDYLAENADLVVRFSGGANAGHTIKVKDKVFKLHLVPAGIIYPGKVVALGNGMVIDPESLFEELAQIKSQGVSWEGRVFVSDRAHLVLPSYKEEDKDMDPKRPRPIGTTGRGIGIAYGRKAYRDGIRVADLWDDMVWNNIKAEDRKWLTPFKERLAGMKINMAGFMMANRDKEILLEGAQGALLDLDHGTYPYVSSGISTSAGAALGGSIGFRHIDKVLGVFKAYQTRVGNGPMPTEMLVGKDLELGNTLRELGHEYGVTTGRARRIGYLDLVALKYAGWINGLDGFILSHLNLYDGFETVTFCIGYEIDGKTVTDFPSLTTDMEKVIPILKDFPGWEGNVGDARNWDEIPEGAKDVIAYIEEYTRVPVAGYSVGPLRDETFMKEPAWIKS; from the coding sequence ATGAAACTTGTTGTTATCGGTGCCCAATGGGGTGACGAAGGCAAAGGAAAAATGGTGGATTATCTCGCCGAAAATGCTGATCTAGTTGTCAGATTCTCGGGAGGTGCCAATGCTGGTCATACAATCAAGGTCAAGGATAAGGTTTTCAAGCTTCATCTTGTTCCTGCCGGAATTATTTATCCCGGCAAGGTTGTGGCATTAGGAAATGGAATGGTTATTGATCCAGAATCTCTTTTCGAAGAGTTGGCTCAGATCAAATCTCAGGGAGTCTCCTGGGAAGGCCGTGTCTTTGTCTCTGACAGAGCCCATCTCGTTCTACCTTCCTATAAAGAAGAAGACAAAGATATGGATCCTAAGCGGCCCCGTCCTATCGGGACAACGGGTCGGGGAATCGGAATCGCTTATGGCCGTAAGGCTTACAGGGATGGTATCCGGGTAGCCGATCTCTGGGATGACATGGTCTGGAATAATATAAAGGCCGAAGACCGTAAGTGGTTGACTCCCTTTAAAGAGAGACTTGCTGGAATGAAAATCAATATGGCCGGTTTTATGATGGCCAATAGAGATAAGGAAATCCTCCTGGAAGGTGCTCAGGGTGCCCTCCTGGACCTGGATCACGGAACTTATCCCTATGTTTCCTCGGGTATCTCTACCAGTGCTGGTGCGGCTCTGGGTGGATCCATAGGATTCAGACACATCGACAAGGTTCTGGGAGTTTTTAAAGCCTACCAGACCAGGGTCGGTAATGGTCCTATGCCAACAGAAATGCTGGTGGGAAAAGACCTGGAACTGGGGAATACACTGAGGGAACTGGGTCATGAGTACGGTGTCACAACCGGACGTGCCAGACGGATCGGATACCTGGATCTGGTGGCATTGAAGTATGCCGGCTGGATCAACGGATTGGATGGTTTTATTCTGTCCCATCTGAATCTGTATGATGGATTTGAAACAGTCACCTTCTGTATCGGTTATGAAATTGATGGAAAAACAGTGACAGACTTTCCGTCTCTCACAACAGATATGGAAAAAGTAATACCCATACTGAAAGACTTTCCCGGTTGGGAAGGAAACGTCGGTGATGCCCGGAACTGGGATGAAATCCCCGAGGGTGCCAAGGATGTCATTGCCTATATTGAAGAATACACAAGAGTTCCGGTTGCCGGATATTCCGTTGGTCCCCTCCGGGATGAAACCTTTATGAAGGAGCCCGCGTGGATAAAATCCTGA
- a CDS encoding lyase family protein, which yields MENRSIYRNISPLDHRYYQSNRELFEDLSDTLSEEATVAYCVKAEMALLKTHIKLQNLGDQSLIDSLDEIEKSITPEEVYKEEEKTQHNIRALVNVINQKVPEKLKPWVHMGATSVDILDTANSMRMRDVTRNTVLPLLLDLEEELIRMADAEAETPQVGRTHGQHAVPITLGFALAEYVSRLGQSIQEIERLSCNLRGKLAGAVGGYNATSMITGNPLEMEKIYLDFLGLKPSEYSTQMVEPEYLLRLLLEYNTAFGIIANLADDLRHLQRSEIDEVREFFSATQVGSSTMPQKRNPWNCEHVKSLWKAFSPRILSFYMDQISEHQRDLSNSASARFQADFIAGFAAAAARMKKIMTGLTVNKVQLTKNLKFQGDFVLAEPSYILLAMSGINGAHEIVRTITLSCEKTGKTIKEVLQSEQPESWEKIKKQLKLVCGLDADQFYSDPALYRGKTAEKTRTLCSHYSKIITEIKGALK from the coding sequence ATGGAAAATAGAAGCATTTATAGAAATATATCACCACTGGATCATCGCTATTATCAATCTAATAGAGAGCTCTTTGAAGATTTATCCGACACTTTGAGCGAAGAAGCAACAGTAGCCTACTGTGTGAAGGCCGAAATGGCCCTTTTAAAGACACATATCAAACTTCAGAATCTGGGAGATCAGTCTCTCATTGATTCTCTTGATGAAATTGAAAAATCAATTACTCCTGAAGAAGTATACAAAGAGGAAGAAAAAACTCAGCATAATATCAGAGCTTTGGTGAATGTTATTAACCAGAAAGTTCCGGAAAAACTAAAACCATGGGTCCATATGGGTGCTACCAGTGTGGATATTCTGGACACTGCCAATTCTATGAGGATGCGTGATGTAACCCGGAATACAGTACTCCCTTTGTTGCTTGATCTGGAAGAAGAACTGATCAGGATGGCCGATGCCGAAGCAGAAACACCTCAGGTCGGGCGAACCCACGGTCAGCATGCAGTTCCTATCACATTGGGATTTGCCCTGGCCGAGTATGTTTCCAGGCTGGGTCAGTCTATTCAGGAAATCGAAAGGCTATCCTGTAATCTCAGGGGGAAACTGGCTGGAGCTGTGGGCGGTTACAATGCCACCAGTATGATAACAGGCAACCCTCTGGAAATGGAAAAAATTTATCTTGATTTTCTGGGACTGAAACCTTCCGAATATTCAACACAGATGGTAGAACCTGAATACCTTCTCCGTTTGCTCTTGGAATACAACACGGCTTTTGGGATTATCGCCAACCTGGCAGATGATTTGAGACACCTTCAGAGATCTGAGATTGATGAGGTCCGTGAATTTTTCTCGGCTACTCAGGTAGGTTCTTCAACGATGCCTCAGAAACGGAATCCCTGGAACTGCGAACATGTGAAGAGTCTCTGGAAGGCCTTCTCCCCCCGGATTCTCTCGTTTTATATGGATCAGATCTCCGAACATCAAAGAGACCTTTCCAACTCCGCCTCTGCCCGGTTTCAAGCCGATTTTATAGCTGGCTTTGCCGCAGCTGCTGCCCGGATGAAAAAAATTATGACGGGACTGACAGTCAATAAGGTGCAGCTGACCAAAAACCTGAAATTTCAGGGAGATTTTGTTCTGGCTGAGCCCAGCTATATTCTGCTTGCCATGTCTGGAATCAACGGAGCCCATGAAATTGTCAGAACCATCACTCTCTCCTGTGAGAAGACAGGAAAAACAATCAAGGAAGTCCTTCAGTCCGAACAGCCTGAGAGTTGGGAGAAGATAAAGAAACAGCTGAAACTGGTCTGCGGGCTTGATGCTGACCAGTTTTATTCAGATCCGGCTCTCTACAGGGGGAAAACGGCTGAGAAAACCAGGACATTATGTTCTCACTATTCAAAGATAATTACTGAAATAAAAGGAGCCCTCAAATGA
- a CDS encoding MerR family transcriptional regulator has product MKAPVYSLGGIKSETGLSDDTLRYYEKAGILPGIARLPNGHRQYSQHDLDWLQFVLCLRSTGMPLKEIRTYRELMEKGDSTVMERKVLLLSQKEKILCELETLQGALSRINHKIEYYDSL; this is encoded by the coding sequence ATGAAAGCCCCGGTTTATTCACTGGGAGGCATTAAAAGTGAAACTGGTTTATCTGATGACACTCTCCGGTATTATGAAAAAGCGGGAATCCTTCCAGGAATTGCCAGGCTGCCCAATGGTCACAGGCAGTACTCTCAGCATGACCTGGATTGGCTGCAATTTGTTCTTTGTCTGAGATCGACTGGAATGCCCTTGAAAGAAATTCGCACCTACCGTGAACTGATGGAAAAGGGTGATTCAACTGTTATGGAGAGGAAGGTCCTCCTTCTATCACAAAAGGAAAAAATCCTGTGTGAACTTGAGACTCTCCAGGGAGCATTGAGCAGGATTAATCACAAGATTGAATATTATGATTCTCTTTGA
- the guaB gene encoding IMP dehydrogenase, which yields MIQVEEKYSYDDVLLVPAYADFLPGEASVRTRLAGDIWLNAPIISAAMDTVTEYQMAIAIALEGGAGVIHRNLPPEVQAMQVSRVKRYLNWIIASPVVVQKGQTIADVEKIMTETGVTGLPVLDGTILCGIITNRDLRFCSDLTQNVEDVMTKNLVLERGTPSVDTAREKFDKHRIEKLPVVDDGGHLTGLITVSDMEKHKSFPMAAIDASGSLIVGAAVSPNDYMQRIPLLKAKGCDFVVLDTAHGNSLSVMQAVEGIKKNFDIKVIGGNVSDGDGARRLIEAGSDAIKVGVGPGSICTTRIVAGIGVPQLSAVYESAEVAQKHDIPIIADGGIKYSGDITKAIAAGASCIMVGNLFAGLKEAPGKEIIFDGRIFKQYRGMGSIGAIKEGSGDRYQMRKDDEPVPEGIEGRVPFKGELKPYLNQLVTGLRKGMGYCGCRTIEQLRSYKKFVKISSAGLRESHAHDVNITQEAPNYSRY from the coding sequence ATGATTCAGGTTGAAGAAAAATACAGTTACGATGATGTACTGCTTGTACCCGCATATGCCGATTTTCTCCCGGGAGAAGCCTCTGTCCGAACCAGACTTGCAGGTGATATCTGGTTGAATGCTCCCATCATTTCGGCTGCTATGGATACGGTGACCGAGTATCAGATGGCTATCGCCATTGCCCTGGAAGGGGGAGCAGGCGTGATTCACAGAAACCTCCCTCCCGAAGTCCAAGCCATGCAGGTCAGCCGGGTCAAGCGCTATCTGAACTGGATCATCGCCAGCCCGGTGGTTGTTCAGAAAGGTCAGACTATTGCAGATGTCGAGAAAATCATGACGGAAACCGGTGTGACAGGACTTCCGGTTCTGGATGGCACAATATTGTGCGGTATCATCACCAACAGGGATTTAAGATTCTGTTCCGATCTGACTCAGAATGTAGAAGATGTTATGACAAAAAATCTGGTCCTTGAGAGAGGAACTCCCTCTGTGGATACGGCCAGGGAAAAGTTTGACAAACACAGGATCGAGAAATTGCCAGTCGTCGATGACGGTGGCCACCTGACCGGTCTTATTACAGTCTCTGATATGGAAAAACATAAAAGCTTCCCCATGGCAGCCATTGATGCCTCGGGAAGTCTTATCGTCGGTGCCGCCGTCTCTCCCAATGACTATATGCAGAGGATACCCCTTTTAAAGGCAAAAGGATGTGACTTTGTGGTTCTGGATACCGCCCACGGCAACAGTCTCAGCGTCATGCAGGCAGTAGAAGGCATCAAGAAGAATTTTGATATCAAAGTCATCGGTGGAAATGTTTCCGATGGTGACGGTGCCAGAAGGCTGATTGAAGCCGGAAGCGATGCCATCAAGGTCGGGGTTGGGCCCGGCTCTATCTGTACAACCAGAATCGTGGCAGGAATCGGTGTTCCTCAATTGTCAGCGGTTTATGAATCTGCTGAAGTTGCACAAAAACATGATATACCCATCATTGCCGATGGGGGTATCAAGTATTCAGGTGATATAACAAAAGCCATTGCTGCCGGTGCAAGCTGTATCATGGTGGGAAACCTTTTTGCCGGATTGAAAGAAGCCCCTGGAAAGGAAATCATTTTCGACGGCAGGATCTTTAAACAGTATCGGGGCATGGGTTCTATAGGAGCCATCAAAGAGGGCAGTGGCGACCGCTACCAGATGAGGAAGGACGATGAACCTGTTCCGGAAGGCATAGAAGGACGTGTCCCCTTCAAGGGCGAATTGAAACCCTATCTTAATCAGCTGGTCACCGGACTCAGAAAGGGAATGGGTTATTGCGGATGTCGCACCATAGAGCAATTGCGTTCATATAAAAAGTTTGTTAAGATCTCGAGTGCCGGTTTGAGGGAGAGCCATGCTCACGATGTGAACATTACACAGGAAGCTCCCAATTACTCACGCTACTAG